The following coding sequences are from one Methanomassiliicoccales archaeon window:
- a CDS encoding elongation factor EF-2, giving the protein MGRKEDNIKRAQQIMLTPKFIRNIGTAAHIDHGKTTLSDNLIAGAGMMSENLAGKQLMLDFDEQEQARGITINAANASMVHTWHGDGKDYLINLIDTPGHVDFGGDVTRAMRALDGCIILVCAVEGIMPQTETVIRQALKERVRPVLFINKVDRLVNELKVTEQEMQQRFVQIITEVNKRIMANLPEDLRKKWQVKVEDGSVAFGSAYNNWAISVPYMKKSGISFKDVYNFCKNEDQKTLAKKSPVHEVLLDMVITHVPDPFEAQKIRIPTIWKGDLDSVVGKAMMTCDRQGPTTFMCTKIVMDPHAGEVAMGRLFSGKVVRGQEMFILGMPNPNRVQTVAMSVGADRIAVEEVEAGNIVALSGLKDAISGATCSSDKDMEPFEKISHYTEPVVTVAIEAKHMKDLPKLVDVLRTVGKADPSIQIQINQETGENLLSGMGELHLEITNYRIVNDYKVEIKASAPIVVYREHVKGRGGPFEGKSPNKHNKFYMVVEPLEEAVIEAIKAGDIKTEGKIKDPKALAKQLSDLGLDKDQAKGVVCFKNNNVLIDTTKGIQNLHETMELCKQAFEEAMNLGPLAGERVTGMKIMLVDAKLHEDSIHRGPGQVIPATRSGIYGAMCQAGRVLLEPMTKVFINCPQDMMGDVTRELQGRRSIIEDIRQEHDATIITAKAPVAEMFGFASAIRGATQGKALWSTENSGFVNLPGELQEKVVGDIRKRKGLHPQPYDAGYYSG; this is encoded by the coding sequence ATGGGCAGAAAAGAGGACAATATCAAGAGGGCTCAGCAGATCATGCTGACGCCAAAATTCATCAGGAACATAGGCACCGCCGCGCACATCGACCACGGGAAGACCACCCTGAGCGACAATCTGATCGCCGGGGCGGGTATGATGTCGGAGAACCTCGCTGGCAAACAATTGATGCTGGACTTCGACGAGCAGGAACAGGCCCGTGGCATCACCATCAATGCGGCCAACGCCTCGATGGTTCACACCTGGCACGGCGATGGTAAGGATTACCTGATCAATCTGATAGATACCCCTGGTCACGTAGACTTCGGAGGAGATGTCACCAGGGCCATGAGGGCCTTGGATGGTTGTATCATTCTCGTTTGTGCGGTCGAGGGCATCATGCCTCAGACCGAGACCGTCATACGCCAGGCCCTCAAAGAAAGGGTCAGGCCGGTTCTATTCATCAATAAGGTGGACCGTTTGGTCAACGAACTGAAGGTCACCGAGCAGGAGATGCAGCAGCGCTTTGTTCAGATCATCACCGAGGTCAACAAGAGGATCATGGCCAATTTGCCAGAGGACCTTAGGAAGAAATGGCAGGTAAAGGTCGAGGACGGCAGCGTCGCCTTCGGCTCCGCATACAACAACTGGGCCATCTCCGTTCCTTACATGAAGAAGAGCGGCATCTCCTTTAAAGACGTCTACAACTTCTGCAAGAACGAGGACCAGAAGACACTGGCCAAGAAGTCCCCGGTTCATGAAGTGCTCTTGGACATGGTCATCACCCATGTGCCCGACCCGTTTGAAGCCCAGAAGATCCGTATCCCAACCATTTGGAAGGGAGATCTTGACTCCGTGGTGGGTAAGGCCATGATGACCTGTGACCGTCAAGGTCCCACCACGTTCATGTGCACCAAGATAGTCATGGACCCCCACGCAGGCGAAGTTGCCATGGGAAGGTTGTTCTCCGGCAAGGTCGTGCGCGGACAGGAGATGTTCATTCTAGGAATGCCGAACCCTAACCGGGTGCAGACCGTGGCCATGAGCGTCGGTGCAGACCGTATCGCCGTGGAAGAAGTGGAGGCTGGGAACATCGTCGCTTTGTCCGGACTGAAGGACGCCATCTCTGGCGCCACCTGCAGTTCCGACAAGGATATGGAGCCTTTCGAGAAGATATCCCACTACACCGAACCTGTGGTCACCGTGGCCATAGAGGCTAAGCATATGAAGGACCTGCCTAAGCTGGTCGATGTACTGAGGACCGTTGGGAAGGCAGACCCGTCCATTCAGATACAGATTAACCAGGAGACCGGAGAGAATCTGCTGTCCGGCATGGGCGAGCTCCACCTTGAGATCACAAACTATCGCATAGTGAACGACTACAAAGTGGAGATCAAAGCCTCTGCTCCAATTGTGGTCTACCGCGAGCATGTGAAAGGACGGGGGGGCCCGTTCGAGGGCAAGTCCCCCAATAAGCACAACAAGTTCTACATGGTCGTCGAACCTTTAGAGGAAGCGGTCATCGAGGCCATCAAGGCCGGCGATATCAAGACCGAAGGCAAGATAAAGGACCCGAAGGCCCTGGCGAAACAGCTTTCAGACCTAGGTTTGGACAAGGACCAAGCAAAGGGCGTCGTGTGCTTCAAGAACAACAATGTTCTGATCGACACGACCAAGGGTATCCAGAATCTCCATGAGACGATGGAATTGTGCAAGCAGGCCTTCGAAGAGGCCATGAACCTCGGTCCATTGGCTGGCGAGAGGGTCACCGGCATGAAGATCATGTTGGTAGATGCTAAACTGCATGAGGATTCCATCCATCGCGGTCCTGGGCAGGTCATCCCAGCCACTCGATCCGGCATCTATGGCGCCATGTGCCAGGCCGGAAGGGTCCTGCTGGAGCCCATGACGAAGGTCTTCATCAACTGCCCACAAGACATGATGGGCGATGTGACCCGCGAACTGCAGGGACGCCGGTCGATCATCGAAGACATCCGTCAGGAACATGACGCCACCATCATAACGGCCAAGGCACCTGTTGCGGAAATGTTCGGGTTCGCTAGCGCCATCCGTGGAGCCACTCAGGGAAAGGCCTTGTGGTCTACTGAGAACTCAGGGTTCGTAAATCTCCCTGGAGAGCTGCAGGAAAAAGTAGTAGGCGACATACGAAAGAGAAAGGGACTGCACCCACAGCCCTACGACGCAGGCTACTATTCCGGCTGA
- a CDS encoding 30S ribosomal protein S7 — MILVDESSFKFDNILLFGKYASSEVTVRDGGLAKYIDLTPTAVPHTSARHANKWFGKSKVNIVERLINNMMRTEVFTGKKMKAYNVTRKAFAIIEERTKKNPIQVLVDALENAAPREEITRLQFGGISVPKAVDVGPSRRLDIALRNISKGSVNSSFKNTKPIELCLADELILASKGDMNSFSVAKKEEIERVASSAR; from the coding sequence GTGATTCTCGTGGATGAGAGCAGTTTCAAGTTTGATAATATCCTGCTTTTCGGCAAGTACGCCAGCAGTGAGGTCACGGTTAGAGATGGAGGATTGGCCAAGTACATTGACTTGACCCCTACCGCCGTACCACATACCTCCGCTCGTCACGCCAACAAGTGGTTCGGCAAATCCAAGGTCAACATCGTTGAACGCCTGATCAACAACATGATGAGGACCGAGGTCTTCACTGGTAAGAAGATGAAGGCATACAACGTTACTAGGAAGGCCTTCGCGATCATAGAGGAACGCACCAAGAAGAACCCCATACAGGTTCTGGTCGATGCTCTGGAGAATGCAGCCCCGAGGGAGGAGATCACTCGCCTGCAGTTCGGTGGTATTTCAGTCCCTAAAGCGGTGGATGTAGGTCCGTCGCGCCGGCTGGACATAGCCCTCCGTAACATTTCTAAGGGATCGGTGAACTCCTCGTTCAAGAATACCAAGCCTATCGAACTTTGCTTGGCCGATGAGCTTATCTTAGCCTCCAAGGGAGACATGAACAGCTTTTCCGTGGCCAAGAAGGAAGAGATCGAAAGGGTAGCCTCTTCGGCACGTTGA
- a CDS encoding 30S ribosomal protein S12, with protein MARGLYTARKLRNDRQKARWSDRSYKRRLLKLKEKSDPLEGAAQAKGIVLEKVGIEAKQPNSAIRKCVKVQLIKNGRQITAFAVGDGAINFIDEHDEVLVEGIGGRMGRSYGDIPGVRFKVIQVNNVSLNELVRGRKEKPVR; from the coding sequence TTGGCAAGAGGATTATACACTGCCAGAAAGCTGAGGAATGATCGGCAAAAGGCTCGATGGAGCGACAGGTCTTACAAGAGAAGGCTGTTGAAGCTCAAAGAAAAATCCGATCCGCTAGAGGGCGCCGCCCAGGCAAAGGGCATCGTCTTGGAAAAGGTCGGTATCGAAGCGAAACAGCCAAACTCCGCCATAAGAAAATGCGTCAAGGTTCAATTGATCAAGAACGGCCGCCAGATCACCGCTTTCGCGGTTGGGGACGGCGCCATAAACTTCATCGATGAGCATGACGAGGTCCTTGTGGAAGGTATCGGAGGTAGGATGGGTCGTTCATATGGTGACATTCCAGGCGTCAGGTTTAAGGTCATACAAGTGAACAACGTCTCCCTGAACGAATTGGTTAGGGGCAGAAAAGAGAAGCCAGTTAGGTGA
- a CDS encoding DUF99 family protein: protein MKEQARILGIDDGPFIKGQGTVPLVGVLICPPGYVEGVLVSSCAVDGDDANEVIIGMVSTSRFREQVRMIMIDGVAFGGFNVVDISALSTALDLPVVTVARDEPDMNSITSALKAHFPDWERRLAMVSKEKVRPVKIPSGRLFIASAGIEEDDADDAVRRCLVRGCLPEPVRLAHLVATALVRGESRGNA, encoded by the coding sequence GTGAAAGAACAGGCCCGCATACTTGGCATCGACGATGGTCCTTTTATCAAAGGGCAGGGAACCGTTCCCTTGGTCGGTGTATTGATCTGCCCTCCCGGTTACGTGGAAGGGGTATTGGTGTCCTCCTGCGCCGTAGATGGGGATGATGCGAACGAGGTAATAATCGGCATGGTGAGCACTTCCCGTTTCCGTGAGCAGGTACGTATGATAATGATCGACGGGGTGGCCTTTGGGGGTTTTAACGTTGTGGACATCTCCGCCCTTAGCACCGCTCTCGACCTACCTGTGGTCACAGTTGCGCGTGACGAACCGGACATGAATTCCATCACCTCCGCCCTGAAAGCACATTTCCCAGATTGGGAACGAAGATTGGCGATGGTCTCCAAGGAAAAGGTCCGTCCCGTGAAAATTCCCTCAGGGAGGTTGTTCATTGCATCAGCGGGTATCGAGGAGGATGACGCCGACGATGCGGTCAGGAGATGTTTGGTTCGAGGATGCCTCCCCGAGCCGGTCCGGTTGGCGCATCTGGTGGCCACGGCATTGGTGCGTGGGGAGTCCAGGGGCAATGCTTGA
- the pth2 gene encoding peptidyl-tRNA hydrolase Pth2, protein MEFDNKMVIVVRRDLKLSPGKMAAQVAHAAVNCALSSKKRKTIQFERWYNEGQKKVVVKVQDLAELYRIKQAAEDAGLVTSLITDAGMTELPPNTTTCLGIGPAPNAEVDRVTGHLGLM, encoded by the coding sequence ATGGAATTCGATAACAAGATGGTCATAGTGGTCCGCAGGGACCTGAAGCTCTCACCGGGAAAGATGGCCGCACAAGTGGCTCACGCCGCTGTGAACTGTGCTCTTAGCAGTAAGAAGAGAAAAACGATACAGTTCGAACGATGGTACAACGAGGGGCAGAAGAAAGTGGTGGTCAAGGTTCAGGACCTGGCCGAGCTGTACCGGATCAAACAGGCGGCCGAGGACGCCGGACTGGTGACATCGCTCATCACTGACGCCGGTATGACGGAACTTCCGCCAAACACCACTACCTGCCTGGGCATAGGTCCTGCACCGAACGCCGAGGTGGACCGGGTGACCGGACACCTGGGGTTGATGTGA
- the tgtA gene encoding tRNA guanosine(15) transglycosylase TgtA, with translation MLEIIRRDGLARICRLHTRRGELETPCLLPVVNPRLTTIKPRELYDVFGFRALITNSYIIRNDHRIREIALTKGLHELLDFPGVIMTDSGSFQSHMYGEVDVKNQDIVEFQRDIGADIGTVLDIFTEPEWSKERTAESIEVTLGRTEEAAALKGEMLLAGVVQGSIYPDLRQMCAHRMSEMAVDVNPIGGVVPLMETYRFAELVDVIVASKKGLRADRPVHLFGAGHPMLFSLAVLLGCDMFDSASYAKFARDDRFMFLEGTFRLRDMKALECNCPACVGHDVEEIRKMPDDERTQLIARHNLWVSKMELERVKRAILEGDLWELVERRCRSHPALLDALRSLGKHQEFLERYEPLSREHALFYTGSETLNRPAFLRYQKRLKERYVHPNTEVGIIFEEPEKPYSRTMRSVMDSILETNDAHFQVTSPFGPVPIELDEIYPISQSLFPKEKDQQTRERTDRLMEDLAHQHTHKLGAIWDGEETLEVLKMFSQGKGGFNIDMARVKAVAEYQFGKGSAEALLNGQVSLVKSKNVDRIRNVLVDGEHVVSMRAEDGFLTLRPAGAKRLLAGIPAPRMRVTVMDDSVEFNRQGKNVFCGFVIDADPEIRLHDEVMVVDQKDTLIAIGRAQLTREEMLDFSKGIAVKVREGA, from the coding sequence ATGTTAGAGATTATTCGCAGGGACGGCCTGGCCCGCATCTGCCGTCTGCACACCAGGAGGGGGGAGCTGGAGACCCCTTGTCTTCTGCCAGTGGTCAATCCCCGCCTGACCACCATCAAGCCCCGGGAACTTTACGATGTTTTCGGTTTCAGGGCGCTCATCACAAATTCATATATCATACGTAACGACCATCGTATCCGAGAGATCGCCCTGACCAAAGGGTTGCACGAGCTCCTCGATTTCCCGGGGGTCATCATGACCGATTCCGGTTCCTTCCAATCTCACATGTACGGGGAGGTGGACGTGAAGAATCAGGACATCGTAGAGTTCCAACGGGACATTGGGGCGGATATCGGAACGGTCCTGGACATTTTCACCGAGCCGGAATGGAGCAAAGAAAGGACCGCCGAATCAATAGAGGTCACCTTGGGTCGAACGGAAGAGGCCGCGGCTCTCAAGGGCGAAATGCTATTGGCCGGTGTGGTGCAGGGCTCCATCTACCCCGATCTCAGACAGATGTGCGCCCACCGTATGTCCGAGATGGCTGTGGACGTTAACCCGATCGGTGGCGTCGTGCCTCTTATGGAGACCTATCGCTTCGCCGAGCTGGTTGACGTTATCGTCGCTTCAAAGAAAGGATTGAGGGCCGATAGGCCAGTTCACCTTTTCGGAGCAGGGCACCCCATGCTCTTCTCGTTGGCCGTCCTATTGGGCTGTGACATGTTCGATTCCGCCTCTTACGCCAAGTTCGCCCGGGACGATCGGTTCATGTTCCTGGAAGGAACCTTCCGGCTAAGGGACATGAAGGCCTTGGAATGCAATTGCCCCGCCTGCGTGGGACATGATGTGGAGGAGATCCGCAAGATGCCCGACGACGAGAGGACACAGCTCATCGCCCGCCACAACCTGTGGGTATCCAAGATGGAACTGGAAAGAGTGAAACGGGCCATATTGGAAGGGGACCTATGGGAGCTGGTGGAAAGACGATGCCGCTCGCACCCGGCCTTGCTGGACGCATTGAGGTCGTTGGGCAAACATCAGGAGTTCCTGGAGAGGTACGAGCCATTAAGCCGCGAGCATGCCCTCTTCTACACCGGTTCGGAAACATTGAACCGCCCGGCCTTTCTCAGGTATCAGAAGCGGCTGAAAGAACGCTACGTTCATCCAAATACAGAAGTGGGGATCATCTTCGAAGAGCCGGAGAAGCCCTATTCTAGGACGATGCGATCGGTGATGGACTCCATTCTGGAGACCAATGACGCCCATTTCCAGGTCACCAGTCCTTTCGGACCGGTCCCAATAGAACTTGACGAGATATACCCGATCTCCCAATCGCTGTTCCCCAAAGAGAAGGACCAACAGACCAGGGAGCGAACCGACCGCCTGATGGAGGACCTGGCTCACCAACACACTCACAAACTGGGGGCCATCTGGGACGGGGAGGAGACCTTGGAGGTCCTAAAGATGTTCTCTCAAGGCAAGGGCGGTTTCAATATCGACATGGCCCGAGTGAAAGCTGTGGCCGAATATCAGTTCGGGAAGGGATCGGCGGAGGCATTGCTCAACGGACAGGTGTCGTTGGTCAAATCCAAGAACGTGGACCGCATCCGCAACGTGCTGGTTGACGGAGAGCATGTGGTATCGATGAGGGCCGAGGACGGTTTCTTAACCCTTCGGCCGGCCGGAGCTAAAAGATTGCTCGCAGGGATTCCAGCCCCGCGCATGCGCGTGACAGTGATGGACGATTCGGTGGAGTTCAACCGTCAAGGCAAGAACGTGTTCTGCGGTTTCGTGATCGATGCCGACCCGGAGATACGCCTGCACGACGAGGTCATGGTGGTGGACCAAAAAGATACCCTGATAGCAATCGGCCGAGCCCAGCTCACCCGCGAGGAGATGTTGGACTTCAGCAAAGGTATCGCGGTCAAGGTCCGGGAAGGGGCCTAA
- a CDS encoding KEOPS complex subunit Pcc1 has protein sequence MEATCLLELDMGSEERAMNINRSLELDNGDHAKSWVEGPVLKVECKAKGLMSLLHTVEDLMACLKVADEITDMEGD, from the coding sequence GTGGAAGCGACCTGCCTACTGGAGCTGGACATGGGTAGCGAAGAACGTGCCATGAACATCAACCGCTCATTGGAACTGGACAATGGGGACCATGCCAAGTCCTGGGTGGAGGGCCCGGTGCTCAAAGTGGAATGCAAGGCAAAAGGCCTGATGTCCCTACTGCACACCGTCGAAGACCTCATGGCCTGCCTGAAGGTGGCCGATGAGATCACCGACATGGAAGGGGATTAG
- a CDS encoding tRNA (N(6)-L-threonylcarbamoyladenosine(37)-C(2))-methylthiotransferase, which produces MVRFAAVRFYFETYGCTMNQGESQDLMHCLSGMGHTVVSEVESADVAVVNTCVVIAPTERKILRRLHKLQEYGKRLVIIGCLASVARERLLQEFPGALVCGTSDYPSLPAILRQEFGVMGTTLENDELAGSSILPIAQGCRGSCTYCITKIARGDLKSYPIEELRDRAKRSLSQGVSEILVTSQDTAGYGMDGQERLPDLLRAICDLSGDFRIRVGMMNPDNLNDIVDDLAEVYQHPNLYRFLHIPVQSGSDHIIHAMGRRYSAKVFLDLVNKIRTAVPELTIATDVITGFPGETIEDHRATVRLMEDLRPNIINVTRFSARPGTAAEGLEDQVPGLVSKERSRELSALRFHISSQINSSKVGREYSVLVDEKGRGKSVMARTDDYLLVVIQDELPLWKRVRVKITSATPTHFYGSVLSDIEN; this is translated from the coding sequence ATGGTGCGATTTGCGGCCGTGAGGTTCTATTTCGAAACCTATGGCTGCACCATGAACCAGGGGGAGTCCCAGGACCTGATGCACTGCCTAAGTGGAATGGGACATACTGTCGTGTCGGAGGTCGAGTCGGCTGATGTCGCAGTGGTCAATACCTGCGTGGTCATCGCCCCCACGGAGAGAAAGATACTCCGGCGTCTGCATAAACTACAGGAATACGGCAAGAGATTGGTCATCATCGGTTGCTTAGCCTCGGTCGCCAGGGAACGATTGCTGCAGGAATTCCCTGGAGCCTTGGTCTGCGGGACTTCCGATTATCCGAGCCTCCCAGCGATCCTCAGGCAAGAGTTCGGCGTTATGGGAACGACGTTGGAAAATGACGAACTGGCGGGATCCTCGATACTGCCAATTGCCCAAGGCTGCAGGGGTTCGTGCACATATTGTATCACCAAAATAGCGAGGGGGGACCTGAAAAGCTATCCTATTGAAGAGCTGCGGGACAGGGCCAAACGTTCCCTGTCCCAAGGGGTAAGTGAAATACTGGTGACCTCCCAGGATACGGCGGGATATGGCATGGACGGCCAAGAGCGCCTACCCGACCTCCTCAGGGCGATCTGCGACCTCTCCGGGGATTTCCGCATCAGGGTGGGCATGATGAACCCGGACAACCTGAACGATATCGTCGATGATTTGGCGGAGGTCTACCAGCACCCTAACCTCTACCGTTTTTTGCACATTCCAGTACAAAGCGGCAGTGACCACATCATCCATGCCATGGGAAGGAGGTATTCCGCAAAAGTGTTCTTGGACCTGGTGAACAAGATACGTACGGCCGTCCCGGAGCTAACGATCGCCACTGATGTCATCACCGGTTTTCCCGGGGAGACCATAGAGGACCACCGGGCGACCGTTAGGCTTATGGAGGACCTACGCCCGAACATCATCAACGTCACCAGGTTCTCCGCCCGGCCGGGAACGGCGGCCGAGGGCTTGGAGGATCAGGTTCCCGGCCTTGTATCAAAGGAGCGATCGAGGGAGCTGAGCGCGCTAAGATTCCACATATCTTCGCAGATAAACTCATCGAAGGTCGGTCGGGAATATTCCGTGCTCGTAGATGAGAAGGGAAGGGGAAAGAGCGTCATGGCACGTACGGACGACTACCTCCTAGTGGTCATCCAGGACGAACTTCCGTTGTGGAAAAGGGTCCGTGTAAAGATAACCTCGGCCACCCCCACTCATTTTTACGGGTCTGTCCTCAGCGATATTGAAAATTAA
- a CDS encoding calcium/sodium antiporter — translation MESFLLVAGIVLLYFGGDWLVDGASRLAVSLGVSTFVIGLTVVAIGTSAPEAALAIISTWEGEPSIAFGNIVGSNIANIGLVLGISCFICPLMVRMQLLKREALFLMVSIMAIAILGLDGHIAKADALIFLTVAVAFNLYILHSARTTRPLQKKPSKDIIAGYGRRWRHIALLSLGILLLVAGSQLVLMGAVGIATALGVDQFVIGLTVVAIGTSIPELAVSISSACKLESSLLLGTLLGSNISNTFLVLGMASAIAPIGVPVEFYSITLPFTLILYGTLIAFMYRKSRLDRKTSLVLLITYALYIILLMTLG, via the coding sequence TTGGAATCGTTTTTGCTGGTAGCTGGTATTGTCCTACTTTACTTCGGAGGGGACTGGTTGGTCGATGGAGCCTCGCGATTGGCGGTATCCTTAGGGGTCAGCACATTCGTCATAGGTCTTACCGTCGTGGCCATTGGCACCTCCGCACCAGAGGCGGCGTTGGCAATAATCTCCACCTGGGAAGGCGAACCGTCCATCGCCTTCGGAAACATCGTTGGTTCCAATATAGCCAATATCGGACTGGTCCTGGGAATCTCCTGCTTCATATGTCCCTTGATGGTGAGAATGCAACTGCTCAAACGAGAGGCGCTTTTCCTAATGGTATCCATCATGGCCATAGCCATCTTGGGCCTGGACGGTCACATCGCGAAGGCTGACGCACTGATATTTTTGACGGTGGCGGTGGCCTTCAACCTATACATACTACATTCGGCCAGAACGACCAGGCCATTGCAGAAGAAACCCAGTAAGGATATCATTGCTGGTTACGGAAGAAGGTGGCGACACATAGCTCTCCTCTCCCTGGGAATATTGCTGCTCGTAGCGGGATCCCAACTCGTGTTGATGGGGGCGGTGGGCATAGCCACCGCTCTAGGCGTGGACCAGTTCGTCATAGGATTGACAGTGGTGGCCATTGGAACTTCCATACCGGAACTGGCCGTCTCCATCTCCTCAGCATGCAAATTGGAGAGCAGCCTCTTGCTAGGCACATTGCTGGGTAGTAATATATCCAATACTTTTTTGGTCCTCGGTATGGCCTCTGCAATTGCCCCGATAGGGGTGCCGGTTGAATTCTACTCCATCACACTTCCGTTCACCTTGATACTTTACGGCACCCTCATCGCCTTCATGTACCGGAAGAGCAGATTGGATCGGAAAACGTCCCTGGTATTGCTGATCACTTACGCACTATACATCATTCTTCTGATGACGTTAGGTTAA
- the pyrG gene encoding CTP synthase (glutamine hydrolyzing), with translation MKFIFVTGGVLSGLGKGITASSIGRLLKSRGVVVTAIKIDPYLNVDAGTMNPFEHGEVYVLDDGGEVDLDLGNYERFLDISLTSAHNITTGKVYKSVIEKERTGEYLGKTVQIIPHITNEIKAQIVNVADATGADVCIVELGGTVGDIESMPFLEAVRQMNTELGKGRNCLFVHTTLVPVMGTVGEQKTKPTQHSVKELRAIGIQPDIIVARCKEPLEESIKRKISLFCDVPQEAVVSAPDARSIYEVPMVLESQGLTEYIMRRLGFPEKECDLEGWKAFAYRINDQERSIRIACVGKYTNLADSYISHLEAFHHAGAEAGAKVQIMFVDSEVVQQYGITEDLLNADAILIPGGFGVRGIEGKVTTAKFARENRIPFLGVCLGFQIATMEFARNVLGMERANSTEFDSETPFPVVDLLPEQKNVVRMGATMRLGAQPVVVEEGSKAFQLYGKALIMERHRHRYEVNPKYIKDLEAGGWKFTGRSADGVKMEIAELQGHDYYVASQFHPEFRSRPNKPSPLHLGLVRAAIEHKYGGTQ, from the coding sequence ATGAAATTCATTTTTGTCACGGGCGGAGTTCTATCTGGGTTGGGCAAGGGAATAACCGCTTCCTCGATCGGTCGTTTATTAAAATCACGGGGGGTCGTGGTCACTGCCATCAAGATCGACCCCTATCTGAACGTGGACGCCGGGACGATGAACCCCTTCGAACACGGGGAAGTATATGTTCTCGATGACGGAGGAGAGGTGGACCTGGACCTCGGTAACTACGAACGCTTCCTGGACATCAGCCTTACCAGCGCCCATAATATCACCACCGGCAAGGTCTATAAGTCGGTCATCGAGAAGGAGCGTACCGGGGAATATCTGGGAAAGACCGTTCAGATAATCCCTCACATCACTAACGAGATCAAGGCCCAGATCGTGAACGTGGCCGATGCCACTGGGGCGGATGTTTGCATTGTGGAACTCGGCGGCACTGTGGGTGACATCGAGTCCATGCCCTTTTTAGAGGCCGTCCGCCAGATGAACACCGAACTGGGCAAAGGGCGTAATTGCCTGTTCGTCCACACCACACTGGTGCCGGTCATGGGAACGGTCGGCGAGCAGAAGACCAAACCCACACAGCATTCGGTGAAGGAACTGAGGGCCATAGGCATTCAGCCAGACATCATAGTGGCACGCTGCAAGGAGCCATTGGAGGAATCGATCAAACGCAAGATCTCTTTGTTTTGCGATGTCCCGCAGGAAGCTGTCGTCAGCGCCCCCGATGCCCGCTCGATCTATGAGGTGCCCATGGTGCTGGAGTCGCAGGGGCTGACCGAGTACATCATGAGGCGATTGGGATTTCCCGAGAAGGAATGTGATCTGGAAGGGTGGAAGGCCTTCGCCTATCGTATCAACGATCAAGAGAGATCGATCCGCATAGCCTGTGTGGGGAAGTACACGAATCTGGCCGATTCTTACATATCACATCTGGAAGCGTTCCATCACGCTGGTGCGGAGGCCGGTGCCAAGGTTCAGATAATGTTCGTAGACTCGGAGGTCGTACAGCAGTATGGCATCACCGAGGATCTGTTGAACGCAGATGCCATTCTCATTCCTGGAGGGTTCGGTGTCCGTGGTATCGAGGGAAAGGTGACCACCGCTAAGTTCGCCCGAGAGAACCGCATTCCGTTCTTGGGGGTGTGCCTGGGATTCCAGATCGCCACCATGGAGTTTGCCAGGAACGTTCTGGGCATGGAACGGGCCAATAGTACAGAGTTCGACTCGGAGACGCCGTTCCCTGTAGTGGACCTCCTGCCGGAGCAGAAGAACGTGGTCAGGATGGGAGCGACGATGCGATTGGGGGCGCAACCTGTAGTGGTCGAAGAGGGCAGCAAGGCGTTCCAACTTTACGGCAAGGCTCTGATAATGGAGAGACACCGGCATCGCTACGAGGTCAACCCCAAGTACATCAAGGATCTGGAGGCCGGAGGTTGGAAGTTCACCGGCCGTTCGGCTGACGGAGTGAAGATGGAGATCGCCGAGCTGCAAGGGCACGATTACTACGTGGCCTCGCAGTTCCACCCAGAGTTCAGATCCCGCCCGAACAAGCCATCGCCATTGCATCTGGGTCTAGTGCGGGCCGCTATCGAGCACAAATACGGGGGGACCCAATAA